From Algoriphagus sp. NG3, the proteins below share one genomic window:
- a CDS encoding c-type cytochrome domain-containing protein, with translation MLKISSIRSILESSLFFWIGIVSIITLAGEALALPDWLQVIGRSHPILLHFPIVLLLMGLLFFWIPGIHKKTEIREIGEISFLAGCNFAGITVIAGLILAQEEYTGDTLVWHKWGGIAVFAGCVLLYFLRNSNAGYLKTFSVILAIIIIATGHWGAGLTHGEDFLLAPIQTNEIELIPLAEAEIFDDIVQPILQAKCISCHKEGKIKGELRMDHIEGLKKGGKSGPLVVAGDFDKSLLIQRINLPEDDKKHMPPKNKAQLTDEELLILSEWVASGADFEQKLVSLPVKNELYQLASVRFEKNKTYSFAAAKPDEIAKLNTSFRSIQPLFPESPALDVSYFGISAFQPKSLSDLRKVKDQIVRLSLNKMPLDGVDLKFMKGFKHLEELHLNFTDLSSDQLKTISELTSLEILAISGNELDQVSIKSLSKMKNLKKLYLWQTGLSPEDQKTIQKAHPTTAIDFGFDGKGIIYELNSPIISQKETIFLDSLELKVTHPIKSAEIRYTLDGTEPDSISSQVFTQPIFVKNSGKLMAKAYAKDWIASKVKETVYLHSRIKPVEYTLINEPNVKYRASGVETLFDLEKGSASNHSQKWLGFQDAPMVIEVKFEGNELPKNLSLSLLYNEEAHIFPPARITVQGLKDGNWTQLASKAPEVSAKSYPARSELISLELEANDFEQLKITLTPLPQLPKWHPNADSKGWAFVDEVIFN, from the coding sequence ATGCTTAAGATTTCTTCGATCAGATCTATTCTGGAAAGCTCACTTTTTTTCTGGATAGGTATTGTTAGTATTATTACCCTTGCTGGAGAGGCACTGGCCTTGCCTGATTGGTTGCAGGTTATAGGCAGAAGCCATCCTATCCTTCTACACTTCCCTATTGTCTTACTCTTAATGGGATTATTGTTTTTCTGGATACCTGGAATACACAAAAAGACTGAAATACGGGAGATTGGTGAAATCAGCTTTCTAGCTGGATGCAATTTTGCCGGGATCACGGTGATAGCAGGATTGATACTAGCTCAGGAAGAATATACCGGTGATACGTTAGTGTGGCATAAATGGGGAGGAATCGCTGTTTTTGCCGGATGTGTTTTGCTTTACTTTCTCCGAAACTCCAATGCAGGATACCTAAAGACCTTCTCTGTAATATTGGCTATCATTATCATTGCCACGGGACATTGGGGAGCTGGACTGACCCATGGTGAAGATTTCCTTTTGGCTCCTATTCAGACCAACGAAATTGAATTGATCCCTTTAGCCGAAGCTGAAATCTTTGACGATATCGTCCAACCCATCTTACAGGCAAAATGTATCAGTTGCCACAAGGAAGGAAAGATTAAAGGAGAACTTAGGATGGATCATATCGAAGGTCTGAAAAAAGGCGGAAAATCCGGTCCGCTGGTAGTAGCCGGGGATTTTGATAAGTCACTCCTGATTCAACGTATCAATCTACCTGAAGACGATAAGAAACACATGCCTCCTAAAAACAAAGCCCAACTGACAGATGAGGAACTATTGATTCTCAGCGAGTGGGTAGCATCGGGAGCCGACTTCGAGCAGAAGCTGGTCTCCCTCCCTGTGAAAAATGAATTGTACCAGCTTGCATCTGTCAGATTTGAAAAAAATAAAACCTATTCATTTGCTGCGGCAAAACCTGATGAAATAGCCAAACTAAACACTTCATTTCGTAGTATCCAGCCTCTTTTTCCTGAATCTCCTGCTTTGGACGTCTCCTATTTTGGGATATCAGCTTTTCAGCCTAAGTCACTTTCGGATCTGAGAAAAGTAAAAGATCAAATCGTGCGTTTAAGTCTGAACAAGATGCCACTGGATGGTGTGGATCTTAAGTTTATGAAAGGTTTCAAACATCTGGAAGAACTCCATCTCAATTTTACGGATTTAAGTTCCGATCAGTTAAAAACCATTTCTGAACTGACTTCCCTGGAAATTTTGGCTATTTCAGGTAACGAACTGGATCAAGTTTCCATCAAAAGTCTCTCAAAAATGAAGAATTTGAAAAAGCTTTATCTATGGCAAACCGGGCTCAGTCCAGAAGATCAGAAAACTATCCAAAAGGCACATCCTACTACTGCAATAGATTTTGGATTTGATGGAAAAGGAATCATCTATGAGCTCAACAGCCCAATCATCTCACAGAAAGAAACCATCTTTCTAGATAGTTTGGAACTGAAGGTAACCCATCCCATCAAATCAGCTGAAATACGCTACACCTTAGATGGAACTGAACCGGACAGCATTTCCAGTCAAGTTTTCACACAACCTATTTTCGTCAAAAACTCAGGCAAACTAATGGCAAAAGCCTATGCTAAAGATTGGATAGCTTCCAAAGTTAAAGAGACCGTCTATTTACATTCGAGAATCAAACCGGTCGAATACACCTTGATCAATGAGCCTAATGTTAAGTATAGAGCCTCTGGCGTAGAGACACTTTTTGATCTGGAAAAGGGCTCAGCATCCAATCATAGCCAAAAATGGCTGGGGTTTCAGGATGCCCCCATGGTTATTGAAGTCAAATTCGAAGGAAATGAACTGCCTAAAAACCTTTCTCTAAGTTTATTATATAATGAAGAGGCTCATATCTTCCCTCCTGCCCGGATTACTGTGCAAGGATTGAAAGATGGTAACTGGACGCAGCTGGCCAGTAAGGCACCTGAAGTTTCAGCAAAATCTTATCCTGCCAGATCGGAACTTATATCCCTGGAGCTGGAAGCCAATGACTTTGAGCAGTTAAAGATTACCTTAACACCCCTGCCTCAGTTACCAAAATGGCATCCTAATGCTGACAGTAAAGGCTGGGCTTTCGTAGATGAGGTGATTTTTAACTAG
- a CDS encoding DUF1501 domain-containing protein, translating into MEKELLEEGLNHNRRKFLSRLSLGVGSLALGSLLVPDIFSGKSEAEEAMMHALPHFAPKAKRVIYLFQNGAPSQLESFDYKPELIKRMGEELPESIRGNQRLTGMTSGQASFPLVGSNYSFDQYGESRAWISEVFPHTAGIVDDICIVKSMHTDAINHDPALTFFQTGAQVGNRPSMGAWLSYGLGSENSNLPAFSVLLSRGRGNGQGVYSKLWSNGFLDATHQGVQFSNSEDPVLYLKDPESMNRSERHKMIDQIAAMNDLSMKQFNDPEITAKIKQYEMAYRMQTAVPEMTDVSKEPESIIKLYGPDCLVPGTYAANCLLARKLSESGVRFVQLYHQGWDQHGNLPNEMRLQAEDVDQASAALITDLKQRGLLDETLVIWGGEFGRTNYCQGKILVDNYGRDHHPRAFSIWMAGGGVKSGMVYGQTDEFGYNITENPVHVHDFQATVLHLMGIDHERMTYKHLGRRYRLTDVSGKVVKDLIA; encoded by the coding sequence ATGGAAAAGGAACTATTGGAAGAAGGGCTTAATCACAACCGGAGGAAATTTCTTTCCCGGCTAAGCCTCGGAGTGGGTAGTCTAGCCTTGGGATCATTATTGGTTCCTGATATTTTTTCGGGAAAATCCGAAGCTGAAGAAGCAATGATGCATGCGCTTCCGCATTTCGCACCGAAAGCAAAACGGGTTATTTATCTTTTCCAAAATGGAGCACCGAGTCAATTAGAGTCATTTGATTATAAACCGGAATTGATAAAACGAATGGGGGAAGAACTTCCAGAATCAATCCGTGGAAACCAGCGACTGACCGGAATGACCTCTGGTCAAGCTTCCTTCCCTTTGGTCGGATCCAACTATTCATTTGACCAATACGGAGAATCAAGAGCCTGGATTTCTGAGGTATTCCCCCATACAGCGGGAATAGTGGATGATATCTGTATAGTGAAATCCATGCACACAGACGCAATTAATCATGACCCGGCCCTCACCTTCTTCCAGACAGGTGCGCAGGTGGGAAACCGTCCCAGTATGGGCGCTTGGCTGAGTTATGGCTTGGGAAGTGAAAACAGTAATCTTCCGGCTTTTTCGGTTTTACTCAGCCGAGGGCGTGGAAATGGGCAGGGAGTTTATTCCAAACTTTGGAGTAATGGTTTTCTTGACGCTACTCATCAGGGAGTTCAGTTTTCCAATTCGGAAGATCCGGTATTGTATCTGAAAGATCCGGAATCTATGAACCGCTCAGAACGGCATAAAATGATAGATCAGATCGCCGCGATGAATGACCTCAGCATGAAGCAATTCAATGATCCGGAGATCACAGCGAAGATTAAGCAATATGAAATGGCCTATAGAATGCAGACAGCCGTGCCTGAAATGACAGATGTGTCCAAAGAGCCAGAGAGTATTATCAAACTCTACGGGCCGGACTGCCTAGTGCCTGGCACTTACGCCGCAAATTGCCTTTTGGCTAGAAAACTCTCAGAAAGCGGTGTACGCTTTGTACAGCTTTATCATCAAGGTTGGGATCAGCACGGCAATCTCCCCAATGAAATGCGACTACAGGCAGAAGATGTAGATCAGGCTTCGGCGGCTTTGATTACAGACTTGAAGCAGAGAGGTCTGCTCGATGAGACATTGGTCATTTGGGGAGGAGAATTTGGAAGAACAAATTACTGTCAGGGTAAAATCTTGGTGGATAATTACGGCCGTGATCATCATCCCCGCGCATTTTCGATCTGGATGGCAGGAGGCGGTGTGAAGTCTGGAATGGTATATGGACAGACCGACGAATTTGGCTATAACATTACCGAAAACCCTGTTCATGTGCATGATTTCCAAGCCACGGTACTACATCTGATGGGAATAGATCATGAGCGCATGACCTATAAGCACCTTGGTAGAAGATATCGGCTCACCGATGTCTCTGGTAAAGTTGTAAAAGACTTAATCGCTTAA
- a CDS encoding PSD1 and planctomycete cytochrome C domain-containing protein, with translation MKPFQLLRLCVWSCFSIVLVHCNTKHDPEIQLSDIEQVSYNFHIRPILSDKCFVCHGPDANKRESDLRLDTEAGAYAALKDDPNQFVIKPGNLEESTVYHRITTEDPGDLMPPPESNLTLSSSEILLITKWIEQGAKYEPHWAFVKAEKAPLPKATDWAINEIDRFTFKKMREKGLSPNPEAKTHELIKRASMDLTGLPPSPELLARFGDFSGEYSYENLLDGLLDDPGFGEKMAILWMDISRYSDSYGYQDDNIRTQWPYRDWVIHAFNENMPYDQFVTWQLAGDLLPDANKEQILATAFNRNHKYTEEGGVIDEEYRIEYVLDKTNTVSKGLLGITMECAQCHDHKYDPFSQKEYFELFAFFNNTPEKGYQGDVSQSKPAKTPILWIEQEDLTGIMDFINYSDTSKLSVSVMGELEEKRPTHILDRGLYDAPTEEVNPSTPVSIMEFPEDLEKNRLGLAKWITARENPLTSRVFVNLMWQEIFGQGIVKSAGDFGMQGDLPTHPELLDWLAVDFMENGWDIKRLLKQMLSSATYKQSAVITEKHLNTDPDNFYLARAPRLRLPAENIQDLVLASSGLLVRKLGGPSVKPYMPEGIWEAATSGRGVLATYIQDKGDKLYRRGLYNFIKLTVPPPKAMIFDSSNRDRCEIGRNRTNTPLQALVMMNDPMILEASRVLAASMWSKYQNEENAISISFKRIVCREMSTEEKSILLSYYEDQLARFNQNPDQILPTLNVGEFPLEESTVNPETAALMQVIVSIYNLEETITKS, from the coding sequence ATGAAACCTTTCCAACTTCTAAGACTATGCGTATGGTCTTGCTTTAGCATTGTGCTTGTGCACTGCAATACAAAGCACGACCCTGAAATCCAGCTATCGGATATCGAGCAGGTCAGCTATAACTTCCATATCCGCCCTATCCTATCAGACAAATGCTTTGTATGTCACGGCCCTGACGCAAATAAGCGTGAATCTGACCTGCGCTTGGACACGGAAGCCGGTGCTTACGCTGCGCTTAAAGACGATCCAAACCAATTTGTAATTAAGCCCGGGAATCTGGAAGAATCAACTGTTTATCATAGAATCACCACAGAAGATCCCGGAGATCTGATGCCTCCGCCGGAGTCCAACCTTACCCTATCCAGTAGTGAAATCCTATTGATCACCAAATGGATAGAACAAGGTGCCAAATATGAACCTCATTGGGCATTTGTAAAAGCTGAAAAAGCCCCACTTCCTAAAGCAACTGACTGGGCCATCAATGAAATTGACCGGTTTACTTTTAAAAAAATGAGGGAGAAAGGACTTTCCCCTAATCCTGAAGCTAAGACCCATGAACTGATCAAACGGGCAAGCATGGACCTTACAGGCCTTCCACCCAGTCCTGAGCTGTTGGCTAGATTTGGAGACTTTTCCGGAGAATATTCCTATGAAAATTTACTTGACGGATTGTTGGATGATCCAGGTTTTGGAGAAAAAATGGCTATTCTGTGGATGGATATTTCCCGATACTCTGACAGCTATGGCTATCAGGATGACAATATACGCACACAGTGGCCCTATCGCGATTGGGTAATCCATGCTTTCAATGAAAACATGCCTTATGATCAATTCGTAACTTGGCAGCTTGCCGGAGATCTTTTGCCGGATGCCAATAAAGAGCAGATTTTGGCAACCGCCTTCAACAGAAACCATAAATACACCGAAGAAGGCGGGGTGATCGATGAGGAATACAGAATAGAATACGTACTTGACAAAACCAATACAGTAAGCAAAGGACTGCTGGGCATTACTATGGAATGCGCCCAATGCCATGACCACAAGTATGATCCTTTCTCCCAGAAAGAATATTTTGAGCTATTTGCCTTCTTCAATAATACCCCAGAAAAAGGATATCAGGGTGATGTATCCCAATCCAAACCCGCAAAGACTCCCATACTTTGGATAGAGCAAGAAGATCTCACTGGAATTATGGATTTTATCAACTATTCCGATACTTCCAAACTTAGCGTCTCTGTAATGGGCGAACTGGAGGAGAAGCGGCCCACTCATATACTTGATCGGGGATTATATGATGCCCCTACAGAGGAGGTGAATCCCTCCACCCCAGTCTCTATTATGGAATTTCCCGAAGACTTGGAGAAGAATCGTCTCGGACTGGCTAAATGGATCACAGCCAGGGAAAACCCGCTTACTTCGAGGGTCTTTGTAAACCTGATGTGGCAGGAGATTTTCGGTCAGGGTATAGTGAAATCCGCAGGAGATTTTGGCATGCAAGGTGATCTGCCAACCCACCCGGAACTGTTGGATTGGCTGGCTGTTGACTTTATGGAAAATGGTTGGGATATAAAGCGTTTGCTAAAGCAAATGCTAAGTTCGGCCACTTATAAACAGTCTGCTGTGATCACTGAAAAACATCTCAACACAGATCCTGATAATTTCTATCTCGCACGAGCTCCCCGCCTTCGTCTTCCTGCAGAAAATATCCAGGATTTGGTTTTGGCGAGTAGTGGACTGCTAGTCAGAAAGCTTGGTGGGCCGAGTGTAAAGCCTTACATGCCCGAGGGGATCTGGGAAGCAGCGACTTCAGGGCGGGGAGTTTTAGCTACCTATATTCAGGACAAAGGCGACAAACTTTATAGGCGGGGTTTATACAATTTCATCAAACTAACTGTCCCTCCTCCCAAGGCAATGATTTTTGATTCCAGTAACCGGGATCGCTGCGAAATCGGGAGAAATAGAACAAATACCCCTCTTCAAGCATTGGTGATGATGAATGATCCTATGATTTTGGAAGCATCCCGGGTTTTGGCTGCTAGCATGTGGTCGAAATACCAGAATGAAGAAAATGCTATATCTATTTCATTCAAACGTATAGTTTGTAGAGAAATGAGCACTGAGGAAAAAAGCATACTACTCTCCTACTACGAAGACCAACTGGCGAGATTTAATCAAAATCCGGATCAGATTCTACCTACTTTAAATGTGGGCGAGTTCCCTCTGGAAGAGTCAACTGTCAACCCTGAAACTGCCGCGCTCATGCAAGTAATTGTGAGTATTTATAATCTGGAAGAAACCATTACCAAAAGCTGA